A region of Anguilla rostrata isolate EN2019 chromosome 10, ASM1855537v3, whole genome shotgun sequence DNA encodes the following proteins:
- the LOC135265081 gene encoding protein crumbs homolog 2-like isoform X1 codes for MEFARVHSKFRRTVLLVMLMCECGVLCSETLDRCASSPCQNGATCVDGEDSYQCLCPRETVWYTGKDCEELYDGCAFADCPNCTSTPGTSDFSCGCPAGFGGANCTVRTGGCESAPCRGARTECVDGEDGYTCRCPDGYGGEDCRTGVGACLEEPCLNNGSCVALPDGGGHRCQCGPGFVGPRCEEDVDECQSHPCQNGAICMNRANGYQCFCVPGFQGYHCEIDINECASRPCENNGTCVNEKDRYSCECLLGYTGVNCEVEIDECESDPCRNGATCHDHVGLYVCQCPAGFEGLDCEIDIDECESAPCLNEGTCNDLVDSYECDCSDTGFTGEACEVDIPECASNPCQNNATCQEGIKSYSCLCWPGYEGDHCEIDIDECAVEPCQNGGHCFERSNMTNYGKLPQLDWQFSYADAAGHLCECLPGFTGENCSVNIDECESSPCQNGASCEDLLNSYKCICPAGYTGTDCETDIDECESGPCQNGAECEDGVARYTCRCPAPAEPGEEPWGGRDCDVRLVGCAGHRCQNGATCAPLLRDGEHGHACLCPPGFHGDLCDAPTTFSFSAPGFAAVETAHPNRSWWEADPRGPGVKLRFRTTLPDGVLFYWGAGGGDDGGGGSDGLLLELAGGRLRAEAVWQGTELAVALPGAVSDGGWREVAVTLGETLVLEARGAGCEGGECRAEAAAPPGYARFRPPDFFGRATVGGVPPEYRNGNGSGPGFMGCMQDLLIDGWPVLPQAFSSNQSLELGCNKTEWCHLNPCSGHGDCVDLWTRFRCDCHRPFHGPSCAEEFSMWTFAHEDTESFARYEVAGGHDSHNFSVSFFLRSRKQEGLLFQLRRDGRARFTAFLRAGVVAASGPNGSTASSQIRVATGNKTLLTVEFRRGLASVRHAEHRVSLAAVGVVTVRAGDALYVGGLPGGSGAEQWGGCFKGCLQDLRLDDARLALNKQDAAEEPAAELSYFPNRTEHVQKGCLSDNTCQAEPCRNGGECSVVWNDFSCRCPLNFTGSTCETRLWCVSDPCVMGGRCVDLPDGYECLTNGTFEDNDLQFRANGSLVGPVTNVSLWLRTREENGVLLRARSGAELFCVGLLNSSVLVKISSGNSLELLAFVSEQLVADGAWHRVEVSMADPRQAASRWTVAVDGRDGGGSLGAAGNLDFLNESWVRLAENFTGCLGEVRVGGVYLPFVPDGGSPPPQQARFVREGGEDVRLGCAGSPVCASGPCLNGGACEDLFHLFGCSCAAGWEGPRCERDADDCAAGPCVRGACVDRLADFGCDCPPGYGGKRCQEDLDECRGHGCRNGGTCVDGVARYTCVCPHNFTGPLCQWSFPPLQCGQDPQCENGGVCSDGIWGTNCTCVAGYSGDRCEVQVDECESNPCQNGGSCQDRLNGFQCGCAEGFVGPQCQNAKQPQKFQVSLLVVAVPLACCCLLLAVIGLVFMVMTARKKRQSEGTYSPSQQEVAGARLEMDSVLKVPPEERLI; via the exons ATGGAGTTTGCGAGAGTTCATTCAAAGTTCCGGAGGACGGTGCTGCTGGTGATGCTGATGTGTGAATGTG GGGTACTCTGCTCAGAGACATTAGACAGATGTGCATCCTCCCCATGCCAGAATGGAGCCACCTGTGTGGACGGCGAGGACAGCTATCAGTGCCTCTGCCCCAGGGAAACGGTGTGGTACACGGGCAAGGACTGCGAGGAGCTATACGATGGGTGCGCTTTCGCCGACTGTCCCAACTGCACCAGCACTCCAGGCACCAGTGACTTCAGCTGCGGCTGCCCGGCTGGTTTCGGAGGCGCCAACTGCACAGTCAGAACCGGCGGTTGCGAGAGCGCCCCCTGCCGGGGGGCGAGGACGGAGTGCGTGGACGGCGAAGACGGCTACACCTGCCGCTGCCCCGACGGCTACGGCGGGGAGGACTGCCGGACCGGCGTCGGCGCCTGCCTCGAGGAACCCTGCCTGAACAACGGCAGCTGCGTGGCGCTGCCGGACGGGGGCGGGCACCGGTGCCAGTGCGGCCCGGGCTTCGTCGGCCCGCGGTGTGAGGAAGACGTCGACGAGTGCCAGTCGCACCCGTGCCAGAACGGGGCCATCTGCATGAACCGCGCGAACGGCTACCAGTGCTTCTGCGTCCCCGGTTTCCAGGGGTACCACTGCGAGATCGACATCAACGAGTGCGCCTCGCGACCCTGCGAGAACAACGGGACCTGCGTTAACGAGAAGGACCGCTACAGCTGCGAGTGCCTGCTGGGCTACACAG gagtGAACTGTGAGGTGGAGATAGATGAGTGTGAGTCTGACCCCTGCCGGAACGGAGCCACCTGCCACGACCACGTGGGCCTGTACGTCTGCCAGTGCCCGGCTGGCTTCGAGGGCCTCGACTGCGAGATCGACATCGACGAGTGTgagagcgccccctgcctgAACGAGGGTACCTGCAACGACCTGGTGGACAG CTACGAGTGTGACTGCAGTGACACAGGGTTCACAGGAGAAGCCTGTGAAGTGGACATCCCAGAGTGCGCTTCGAACCCATGCCAGAACAACGCCACCTGCCAGGAAGGGATCAAGTCCTACAGCTGCCTCTGTTGGCCAG GTTATGAAGGCGATCACTGCGAGATTGACATTGACGAATGTGCGGTGGAACCCTGCCAGAATGGTGGCCACTGCTTTGAGCGCTCGAACATGACGAACTACGGCAAGTTGCCTCAGTTGGACTGGCAGTTCAGCTATGCAGACGCAGCTGGGCACCTGTGCGAGTGCCTACCTGGATTCACAG GTGAAAACTGTTCAGTTAACATCGACGAGTGTGAGTCTTCGCCCTGTCAGAATGGAGCAAGCTGTGAGGACCTGCTCAACTCCTACAAATGCATTTGTCCAGCTGGCTACACAG GCACGGACTGCGAGACGGACATCGACGAGTGCGAGAGCGGGCCCTGCCAGAACGGGGCGGAGTGCGAGGACGGCGTCGCCCGCTACACCTgccgctgccccgcccccgccgagCCCGGGGAGGAGCCGTGGGGGGGCCGCGACTGCGACGTGCGCCTGGTGGGCTGCGCGGGTCACCGGTGCCAGAACGGCGCCACCTGCGCCCCCCTGCTGCGGGACGGCGAGCACGGGCACGCGTGCCTCTGCCCGCCCGGCTTCCACGGGGACCTGTGCGACGCGCCCACCACCTTCTCCTTCTCCGCCCCGGGCTTCGCGGCGGTGGAGACGGCGCACCCGAACCGGAGCTGGTGGGAGGCGGACCCCCGTGGGCCCGGCGTGAAGCTGCGGTTTCGCACCACCCTGCCGGACGGCGTCCTGTTCTACTGGGGCGCCGGCGGCGGTGACGATGGTGGTGGCGGCAGCGACGGCCTCCTCCTGGAGCTGGCAGGGGGGCGTCTCCGCGCCGAAGCCGTCTGGCAGGGCACGGAGCTGGCGGTGGCGCTCCCGGGCGCGGTCAGCGACGGCGGTTGGCGGGAGGTCGCCGTGACTCTGGGCGAGACGCTGGTGCTggaggcgaggggggcgggCTGCGAGGGCGGGGAGTGCAGGGCGgaggccgccgcccccccgggcTACGCCCGCTTCCGCCCTCCGGACTTCTTCGGGCGGGCGACGGTGGGCGGGGTCCCGCCGGAGTACCGGAACGGCAATGGGAGCGGGCCGGGGTTCATGGGCTGCATGCAGGACCTGCTGATTGACGGCTGGCCCGTCCTACCCCAGGCCTTCTCCTCGAACCAGAGCCTGGAGCTGGGCTGCAACAAGACCGAGTGGTGCCACCTCAACCCCTGCTCCGGCCACGGAGACTGCGTCGACCTGTGGACCCGCTTCAGATGTGATTGCCACCGCCCCTTCCATGGGCCCAGCTGTGCGGAGG AGTTTTCGATGTGGACGTTCGCGCACGAGGACACGGAGAGCTTCGCCCGGTACGAGGTCGCCGGCGGCCACGACAGCCACAACTTCAGCGTCTCCTTCTTCCTGCGTTCGCGCAAGCAGGAAGGCCTGCTCTTCCAGCTGAGGCGGGACGGGCGGGCCCGCTTCACCGCCTTCCTGAGGGCGGGCGTGGTCGCCGCCAGCGGCCCGAACGGCAGCACCGCCTCCAGCCAAATTCGCGTCGCCACCGGGAATAAGACTCTGCTGACGGTGGAGTTCCGGCGCGGCCTGGCCTCTGTCCGGCACGCCGAACATCGCGTCTCGCTGGCGGCCGTCGGCGTGGTGACGGTGAGAGCGGGGGACGCGCTGTACGTCGGAGGCCTCCCCGGGGGGAGCGGCGCGGAGCAGTGGGGGGGCTGCTTCAAGGGCTGCCTGCAGGACCTTCGTCTGGACGACGCGCGTCTGGCCCTGAACAAGCAGGATGCCGCGGAGGAGCCCGCCGCCGAGCTCAGCTACTTCCCAAACcgtactgagcatgtgcagaaggGCTGCCTGAGTGACAACACTTGCCAG GCGGAGCCGTGTCGGAACGGAGGAGAGTGCTCGGTCGTGTGGAACGACTTCTCGTGCCGCTGCCCGCTGAACTTCACCGGGAGCACGTGCGAGACCCGCCTGTGGTGCGTCAGCGACCCCTGCGTCATGGGCGGCCGCTGCGTGGACCTGCCCGACGGCTACGAGT GCCTCACCAACGGCACGTTTGAAGACAACGACCTGCAGTTCAGGGCCAACGGCTCCCTGGTGGGCCCCGTGACGAACGTCTCCCTGTGGCTGCGGACGCGGGAGGAGAACGGCGTGCTGCTGAGGGCCCGGAGCGGGGCGGAGCTCTTCTGCGTGGGCCTGCTCAACTCCTCCGTCCTGGTGAAGATCAGCAGCGGGAACAGCCTGGAGCTGCTGGCCTTCGTCAGCGAGCAGCTGGTCGCCGACGGCGCCTGGCACCGCGTGGAGGTCTCCATGGCGGACCCCAGGCAGGCCGCGTCGCGCTGGACGGTGGCCGTGGAcgggcgggacgggggcgggaGCCTGGGCGCCGCCGGCAACCTGGACTTCCTGAACGAGTCCTGGGTGCGGCTGGCGGAGAACTTCACGGGCTGCCTGGGGGAGGTGCGGGTCGGGGGGGTCTACCTGCCCTTCGTCCCCGACGGGGGGAGCCCCCCGCCGCAGCAGGCCCGCTTCGTCCGGGAGGGGGGCGAGGACGTGCGGCTGGGGTGCGCGGGGTCCCCCGTCTGCGCGTCGGGGCCCTGCCTGAACGGCGGGGCGTGCGAGGACCTCTTCCACCTCTTCGGCTGCTCGTGCGCGGCGGGCTGGGAGGGGCCGCGGTGCGAGCGGGACGCCGACGACTGCGCGGCCGGGCCCTGCGTCCGCGGCGCCTGCGTCGACCGGCTGGCCGACTTCGGCTGCGACTGCCCGCCCGGGTACGGGGGCAAGCGCTGCCAGGAGGACCTGGACGAGTGCCGGGGGCACGGCTGCCGGAACGGGGGCACCTGCGTGGACGGGGTGGCCCGCTACACCTGCGTCTGCCCGCACAACTTCACCGGGCCCCTCTGCCA GTGGAGTTTCCCCCCCTTGCAGTGCGGTCAGGACCCGCAGTGCGAAAACGGGGGGGTCTGCAGCGACGGGATCTGGGGGACCAACTGCACCTGTGTAGCCGGCTACTCGGGGGACAG GTGTGAGGTACAGGTTGACGAATGCGAGTCGAACCCCTGCCAGAACGGCGGATCCTGCCAGGACAGACTCAACGGGTTCCAGTGCGGGTGCGCGGAGGGCTTCGTCGGCCCGCAATGCCAGAACGCC AAGCAGCCACAGAAATTTCAGGTCTCCCTGCTGGTGGTGGCGGTCCCGCTGGcctgctgctgcctgctgctGGCCGTCATCGGCCTGGTCTTCATGGTGATGACGGCGCGGAAGAAGCGCCAGTCGGAGGGCACCTACAGCCCCAGCCAGCAGGAGGTGGCGGGGGCGCGGCTGGAGATGGACAGCGTGCTCAAGGTGCCCCCCGAGGAGCGGCTGATCTGA
- the LOC135265081 gene encoding protein crumbs homolog 1-like isoform X2, which translates to MEFARVHSKFRRTVLLVMLMCECGVLCSETLDRCASSPCQNGATCVDGEDSYQCLCPRETVWYTGKDCEELYDGCAFADCPNCTSTPGTSDFSCGCPAGFGGANCTVRTGGCESAPCRGARTECVDGEDGYTCRCPDGYGGEDCRTGVGACLEEPCLNNGSCVALPDGGGHRCQCGPGFVGPRCEEDVDECQSHPCQNGAICMNRANGYQCFCVPGFQGYHCEIDINECASRPCENNGTCVNEKDRYSCECLLGYTGVNCEVEIDECESDPCRNGATCHDHVGLYVCQCPAGFEGLDCEIDIDECESAPCLNEGTCNDLVDSYECDCSDTGFTGEACEVDIPECASNPCQNNATCQEGIKSYSCLCWPGENCSVNIDECESSPCQNGASCEDLLNSYKCICPAGYTGTDCETDIDECESGPCQNGAECEDGVARYTCRCPAPAEPGEEPWGGRDCDVRLVGCAGHRCQNGATCAPLLRDGEHGHACLCPPGFHGDLCDAPTTFSFSAPGFAAVETAHPNRSWWEADPRGPGVKLRFRTTLPDGVLFYWGAGGGDDGGGGSDGLLLELAGGRLRAEAVWQGTELAVALPGAVSDGGWREVAVTLGETLVLEARGAGCEGGECRAEAAAPPGYARFRPPDFFGRATVGGVPPEYRNGNGSGPGFMGCMQDLLIDGWPVLPQAFSSNQSLELGCNKTEWCHLNPCSGHGDCVDLWTRFRCDCHRPFHGPSCAEEFSMWTFAHEDTESFARYEVAGGHDSHNFSVSFFLRSRKQEGLLFQLRRDGRARFTAFLRAGVVAASGPNGSTASSQIRVATGNKTLLTVEFRRGLASVRHAEHRVSLAAVGVVTVRAGDALYVGGLPGGSGAEQWGGCFKGCLQDLRLDDARLALNKQDAAEEPAAELSYFPNRTEHVQKGCLSDNTCQAEPCRNGGECSVVWNDFSCRCPLNFTGSTCETRLWCVSDPCVMGGRCVDLPDGYECLTNGTFEDNDLQFRANGSLVGPVTNVSLWLRTREENGVLLRARSGAELFCVGLLNSSVLVKISSGNSLELLAFVSEQLVADGAWHRVEVSMADPRQAASRWTVAVDGRDGGGSLGAAGNLDFLNESWVRLAENFTGCLGEVRVGGVYLPFVPDGGSPPPQQARFVREGGEDVRLGCAGSPVCASGPCLNGGACEDLFHLFGCSCAAGWEGPRCERDADDCAAGPCVRGACVDRLADFGCDCPPGYGGKRCQEDLDECRGHGCRNGGTCVDGVARYTCVCPHNFTGPLCQWSFPPLQCGQDPQCENGGVCSDGIWGTNCTCVAGYSGDRCEVQVDECESNPCQNGGSCQDRLNGFQCGCAEGFVGPQCQNAKQPQKFQVSLLVVAVPLACCCLLLAVIGLVFMVMTARKKRQSEGTYSPSQQEVAGARLEMDSVLKVPPEERLI; encoded by the exons ATGGAGTTTGCGAGAGTTCATTCAAAGTTCCGGAGGACGGTGCTGCTGGTGATGCTGATGTGTGAATGTG GGGTACTCTGCTCAGAGACATTAGACAGATGTGCATCCTCCCCATGCCAGAATGGAGCCACCTGTGTGGACGGCGAGGACAGCTATCAGTGCCTCTGCCCCAGGGAAACGGTGTGGTACACGGGCAAGGACTGCGAGGAGCTATACGATGGGTGCGCTTTCGCCGACTGTCCCAACTGCACCAGCACTCCAGGCACCAGTGACTTCAGCTGCGGCTGCCCGGCTGGTTTCGGAGGCGCCAACTGCACAGTCAGAACCGGCGGTTGCGAGAGCGCCCCCTGCCGGGGGGCGAGGACGGAGTGCGTGGACGGCGAAGACGGCTACACCTGCCGCTGCCCCGACGGCTACGGCGGGGAGGACTGCCGGACCGGCGTCGGCGCCTGCCTCGAGGAACCCTGCCTGAACAACGGCAGCTGCGTGGCGCTGCCGGACGGGGGCGGGCACCGGTGCCAGTGCGGCCCGGGCTTCGTCGGCCCGCGGTGTGAGGAAGACGTCGACGAGTGCCAGTCGCACCCGTGCCAGAACGGGGCCATCTGCATGAACCGCGCGAACGGCTACCAGTGCTTCTGCGTCCCCGGTTTCCAGGGGTACCACTGCGAGATCGACATCAACGAGTGCGCCTCGCGACCCTGCGAGAACAACGGGACCTGCGTTAACGAGAAGGACCGCTACAGCTGCGAGTGCCTGCTGGGCTACACAG gagtGAACTGTGAGGTGGAGATAGATGAGTGTGAGTCTGACCCCTGCCGGAACGGAGCCACCTGCCACGACCACGTGGGCCTGTACGTCTGCCAGTGCCCGGCTGGCTTCGAGGGCCTCGACTGCGAGATCGACATCGACGAGTGTgagagcgccccctgcctgAACGAGGGTACCTGCAACGACCTGGTGGACAG CTACGAGTGTGACTGCAGTGACACAGGGTTCACAGGAGAAGCCTGTGAAGTGGACATCCCAGAGTGCGCTTCGAACCCATGCCAGAACAACGCCACCTGCCAGGAAGGGATCAAGTCCTACAGCTGCCTCTGTTGGCCAG GTGAAAACTGTTCAGTTAACATCGACGAGTGTGAGTCTTCGCCCTGTCAGAATGGAGCAAGCTGTGAGGACCTGCTCAACTCCTACAAATGCATTTGTCCAGCTGGCTACACAG GCACGGACTGCGAGACGGACATCGACGAGTGCGAGAGCGGGCCCTGCCAGAACGGGGCGGAGTGCGAGGACGGCGTCGCCCGCTACACCTgccgctgccccgcccccgccgagCCCGGGGAGGAGCCGTGGGGGGGCCGCGACTGCGACGTGCGCCTGGTGGGCTGCGCGGGTCACCGGTGCCAGAACGGCGCCACCTGCGCCCCCCTGCTGCGGGACGGCGAGCACGGGCACGCGTGCCTCTGCCCGCCCGGCTTCCACGGGGACCTGTGCGACGCGCCCACCACCTTCTCCTTCTCCGCCCCGGGCTTCGCGGCGGTGGAGACGGCGCACCCGAACCGGAGCTGGTGGGAGGCGGACCCCCGTGGGCCCGGCGTGAAGCTGCGGTTTCGCACCACCCTGCCGGACGGCGTCCTGTTCTACTGGGGCGCCGGCGGCGGTGACGATGGTGGTGGCGGCAGCGACGGCCTCCTCCTGGAGCTGGCAGGGGGGCGTCTCCGCGCCGAAGCCGTCTGGCAGGGCACGGAGCTGGCGGTGGCGCTCCCGGGCGCGGTCAGCGACGGCGGTTGGCGGGAGGTCGCCGTGACTCTGGGCGAGACGCTGGTGCTggaggcgaggggggcgggCTGCGAGGGCGGGGAGTGCAGGGCGgaggccgccgcccccccgggcTACGCCCGCTTCCGCCCTCCGGACTTCTTCGGGCGGGCGACGGTGGGCGGGGTCCCGCCGGAGTACCGGAACGGCAATGGGAGCGGGCCGGGGTTCATGGGCTGCATGCAGGACCTGCTGATTGACGGCTGGCCCGTCCTACCCCAGGCCTTCTCCTCGAACCAGAGCCTGGAGCTGGGCTGCAACAAGACCGAGTGGTGCCACCTCAACCCCTGCTCCGGCCACGGAGACTGCGTCGACCTGTGGACCCGCTTCAGATGTGATTGCCACCGCCCCTTCCATGGGCCCAGCTGTGCGGAGG AGTTTTCGATGTGGACGTTCGCGCACGAGGACACGGAGAGCTTCGCCCGGTACGAGGTCGCCGGCGGCCACGACAGCCACAACTTCAGCGTCTCCTTCTTCCTGCGTTCGCGCAAGCAGGAAGGCCTGCTCTTCCAGCTGAGGCGGGACGGGCGGGCCCGCTTCACCGCCTTCCTGAGGGCGGGCGTGGTCGCCGCCAGCGGCCCGAACGGCAGCACCGCCTCCAGCCAAATTCGCGTCGCCACCGGGAATAAGACTCTGCTGACGGTGGAGTTCCGGCGCGGCCTGGCCTCTGTCCGGCACGCCGAACATCGCGTCTCGCTGGCGGCCGTCGGCGTGGTGACGGTGAGAGCGGGGGACGCGCTGTACGTCGGAGGCCTCCCCGGGGGGAGCGGCGCGGAGCAGTGGGGGGGCTGCTTCAAGGGCTGCCTGCAGGACCTTCGTCTGGACGACGCGCGTCTGGCCCTGAACAAGCAGGATGCCGCGGAGGAGCCCGCCGCCGAGCTCAGCTACTTCCCAAACcgtactgagcatgtgcagaaggGCTGCCTGAGTGACAACACTTGCCAG GCGGAGCCGTGTCGGAACGGAGGAGAGTGCTCGGTCGTGTGGAACGACTTCTCGTGCCGCTGCCCGCTGAACTTCACCGGGAGCACGTGCGAGACCCGCCTGTGGTGCGTCAGCGACCCCTGCGTCATGGGCGGCCGCTGCGTGGACCTGCCCGACGGCTACGAGT GCCTCACCAACGGCACGTTTGAAGACAACGACCTGCAGTTCAGGGCCAACGGCTCCCTGGTGGGCCCCGTGACGAACGTCTCCCTGTGGCTGCGGACGCGGGAGGAGAACGGCGTGCTGCTGAGGGCCCGGAGCGGGGCGGAGCTCTTCTGCGTGGGCCTGCTCAACTCCTCCGTCCTGGTGAAGATCAGCAGCGGGAACAGCCTGGAGCTGCTGGCCTTCGTCAGCGAGCAGCTGGTCGCCGACGGCGCCTGGCACCGCGTGGAGGTCTCCATGGCGGACCCCAGGCAGGCCGCGTCGCGCTGGACGGTGGCCGTGGAcgggcgggacgggggcgggaGCCTGGGCGCCGCCGGCAACCTGGACTTCCTGAACGAGTCCTGGGTGCGGCTGGCGGAGAACTTCACGGGCTGCCTGGGGGAGGTGCGGGTCGGGGGGGTCTACCTGCCCTTCGTCCCCGACGGGGGGAGCCCCCCGCCGCAGCAGGCCCGCTTCGTCCGGGAGGGGGGCGAGGACGTGCGGCTGGGGTGCGCGGGGTCCCCCGTCTGCGCGTCGGGGCCCTGCCTGAACGGCGGGGCGTGCGAGGACCTCTTCCACCTCTTCGGCTGCTCGTGCGCGGCGGGCTGGGAGGGGCCGCGGTGCGAGCGGGACGCCGACGACTGCGCGGCCGGGCCCTGCGTCCGCGGCGCCTGCGTCGACCGGCTGGCCGACTTCGGCTGCGACTGCCCGCCCGGGTACGGGGGCAAGCGCTGCCAGGAGGACCTGGACGAGTGCCGGGGGCACGGCTGCCGGAACGGGGGCACCTGCGTGGACGGGGTGGCCCGCTACACCTGCGTCTGCCCGCACAACTTCACCGGGCCCCTCTGCCA GTGGAGTTTCCCCCCCTTGCAGTGCGGTCAGGACCCGCAGTGCGAAAACGGGGGGGTCTGCAGCGACGGGATCTGGGGGACCAACTGCACCTGTGTAGCCGGCTACTCGGGGGACAG GTGTGAGGTACAGGTTGACGAATGCGAGTCGAACCCCTGCCAGAACGGCGGATCCTGCCAGGACAGACTCAACGGGTTCCAGTGCGGGTGCGCGGAGGGCTTCGTCGGCCCGCAATGCCAGAACGCC AAGCAGCCACAGAAATTTCAGGTCTCCCTGCTGGTGGTGGCGGTCCCGCTGGcctgctgctgcctgctgctGGCCGTCATCGGCCTGGTCTTCATGGTGATGACGGCGCGGAAGAAGCGCCAGTCGGAGGGCACCTACAGCCCCAGCCAGCAGGAGGTGGCGGGGGCGCGGCTGGAGATGGACAGCGTGCTCAAGGTGCCCCCCGAGGAGCGGCTGATCTGA